The following proteins come from a genomic window of Chaetodon auriga isolate fChaAug3 chromosome 16, fChaAug3.hap1, whole genome shotgun sequence:
- the LOC143333834 gene encoding ectonucleotide pyrophosphatase/phosphodiesterase family member 7-like: MLWTASLCLLWAASVLGAPAVKQKQKVLLISFDGFRWDYDQDVDTPNLDAMAKDGVKALYVTPPYLTVTSPTHFTLLTGRYIENHGVIHNMWFNTTTSAKRPYYPTLFVNEWWDNGSLPIWITAQRQGLKAGSLHFPGTACTYKGEAPMMTEVEPALYDYKNEDYWHENTDKVMSWFRDLDLDFISLYFGEPDSTGHKFGPDSPERRAMVAQVDRQVGYIRQSAERHGLTDHLNIIITADHGMTTVLSKDVVAEITLSKFPNFSFKDVEFHLVDYGPSGMLLPKPGKLDKVYNALKGAHPHLHVYKKEEMPENLHFSKNDRILPIILWADPGYLINGYFPVQFNKGEHGYDNKEMDMKPFFRAVGPSFHKNLEVGPFETVNIYPLMCHILNIHPEVNDGDLKLVEHMLVTSDTPRSESTSTNDTVRQAFIGLAAVVGFLALVFIVAVSHTAVKRKRKNKR, from the exons atGCTGTGGACCGCGagtctctgcctcctctgggCCGCCTCCGTCCTCGGAGCGCCGGCggtcaaacagaaacagaaggtgCTGCTGATCTCCTTCGATGGTTTCCGATGGGATTACGACCAGGATGTGGACACGCCAAACCTCGACGCGATGGCCAAGGATGGCGTCAAAGCTCTGTATGTCACACCTCCTTACCTCACTGTCACCAGTCCTACACACTTCACCCTCCTGACAG GCCGCTACATTGAGAATCACGGGGTAATTCACAACATGTGGTTCAACACAACCACCTCTGCGAAGAGACCTTACTATCCCACGTTGTTTGTGAATGAGTGGTGGGACAACGGCAGTCTGCCTATCTGGATCACAGCGCAGAGACAG GGCCTAAAGGCTGGCTCTCTTCACTTTCCTGGCACAGCTTGTACTTACAAAGGAGAGGCTCCCATGATGACAGAGGTGGAACCAGCGCTTTACGACTACAAGAATGAGGACTATTGGCATGAGAACACAGACAAAGTGATGAGCTGGTTCAGAGATCTGGACCTGGACTTCATATCCCTGTATTTTGGTGAGCCAGATAGCACAGGCCACAAATTTGGTCCAGACTCCCCTGAGCGTCGGGCAATGGTCGCGCAAGTGGACCGACAGGTGGGCTACATTCGACAATCAGCAGAACGACATGGGCTGACTGACCACctgaacatcatcatcacagcagACCACGGCATGACCACAGTGTTGAGCAAAGATGTGGTGGCAGAGATCACCCTGTCCAAGTTCCCAAATTTCTCATTCAAGGACGTGGAATTCCACCTGGTCGACTATGGCCCTTCTGGGATGCTGTTGCCCAAGCCAGGCAAGCTGGATAAGGTTTACAACGCCTTGAAGGGGGCCCATCCACACCTCCATGTGTACAAGAAGGAAGAGATGCCAGAGAACCTCCACTTCTCCAAAAATGATCGTATCCTCCCCATCATTTTATGGGCCGACCCTGGATACCTCATCAACGGG TATTTCCCAGTTCAGTTCAACAAGGGTGAGCACGGCTACGACAACAAAGAGATGGACATGAAGCCCTTCTTCAGGGCGGTGGGTCCGTCATTTCACAAGAACCTGGAGGTGGGGCCCTTCGAGACGGTGAACATCTACCCCTTGATGTGTCACATCCTGAACATCCACCCGGAGGTCAACGACGGCGACTTGAAACTCGTTGAGCACATGCTGGTTACCAGCGACACACCTCGTA GTGAGAGCACTTCGACTAACGACACGGTGAGACAAGCCTTCATTGGCCTGGCTGCAGTGGTTGGATTTCTGGCATTAGTTTTCATAGTGGCAGTATCCCACACAGCAGTTAAGAGAAAACGCAAGAACAAACGGTAA